Proteins encoded within one genomic window of Anastrepha ludens isolate Willacy chromosome 4, idAnaLude1.1, whole genome shotgun sequence:
- the LOC128860384 gene encoding larval serum protein 1 beta chain-like — protein MKFTIVLLALVGLVAAASVPPTNKVTVADHAFLEKQKFLLEIVYRVEDPLMFEEYIKMGQQAVHDKALYTHFDSYMEKFYESYKMGVLLPRGEFFGALVKTHHKQAYGLFNYFYYAKDWETFQRNVAWARMHVNEGMFVYALTLAVIHRDDFQGLMLPSIYEIFPQYFLNSKLIYAAEKFDYNTWSKYNQYEKEFNDVYYRNNKHNNQDYFYMKDFKTYQWWKLMGLGEHWYAAEKNFPLRENTYELVSDDKYASFMKDIKIFWHPVDYTRDIEFFNKHSVLSYFTEDLGWNSYWYYLNMDYAFFLDGKTFGLNKDRRGEWWLYNIQQLLARYSMERLSHGIGKIPKPSWYHAFEQGYDPKLVSYSGVGYSYRKNYFEIQTVGNFDMWHRLQSSYRSIYNTLNSGVYTTQDGQKIDLRQPESIEYIGNYVQSNAESPDKHFYNYWYMVHYMYFANVKENDYEVTPNALLNFETMMRVPLSLSMATYGTEILNIFKKHLPPYTEKEIGLSGVEIKNVEASELVTYFDMVDIDVTNLMNDKMVFVDGSFVWDKSLYARQMRLNHKPFHFDITVQSDKQQKVVIRSFYGPKYDEYGRIISLQENRENFVELDEFVYELTVGENVIKRSSDDYLWTVKDRSTYTELYHYVMAAFDGKYELPLDISEPHSGFPDRLLLPKGWESGFPVQLFFHIAPYQASVEQHSNFDSSYSSGIGSGTRYIDNKPFGYPLDRPIDESELLAMSNIYFMDVSIYHNNTLKQYYEEYENFGHFDYNFYNHYYTKYFQ, from the exons ATGAAGTTCACTATCGTTCTTTTGGCACTCGTTGGCCTGGTAGCCGCCGCCAGCGTTCCTCCCACCAATAAGGTTACAGTCGCCGATCATGCTTTCTTGGAGAAGCAGAAGTTCCTCCTTGAAATTGTCTACCGCGTAGAGGATCCATTGATGTTCGAAGAATACATCAAGATGGGTCAGCAGGCAGTCCATGACAAGGCGCTTTATACC CATTTCGATAGCTATATGGAGAAATTCTACGAGTCCTACAAAATGGGTGTGCTGTTGCCAAGAGGTGAATTCTTTGGCGCACTGGTCAAGACTCACCACAAACAAGCTTATGGTCTCTTCAACTACTTCTACTATGCCAAGGATTGGGAAACCTTCCAACGAAACGTCGCTTGGGCTCGCATGCACGTCAACGAAGGCATGTTCGTCTATGCTCTTACTTTGGCCGTTATCCATCGTGATGACTTCCAAGGTCTGATGCTACCCTCCATCTATGAAATCTTCCCACAATACTTCCTCAACAGCAAATTAATTTACGCTGCTGAGAAATTTGACTACAACACCTGGAGCAAATATAACCAGTACGAGAAGGAGTTCAACGATGTCTACTAcagaaacaacaaacacaacaaccAAGACTACTTCTATATGAAAGACTTCAAGACCTACCAATGGTGGAAACTTATGGGTCTGGGTGAACACTGGTATGCTGCAGAGAAGAACTTCCCACTGCGCGAAAACACCTACGAACTTGTTTCTGACGACAAATATGCCTCATTCATGAAGGATATCAAAATTTTCTGGCATCCCGTTGACTACACTCGTGATATAGAGTTCTTCAATAAGCACTCTGTATTGTCATACTTCACTGAGGATTTGGGCTGGAACTCGTATTGGTATTATTTGAATATGGACTATGCTTTCTTCTTGGATGGCAAAACCTTCGGTTTGAATAAGGATCGCCGTGGTGAATGGTGGCTCTACAATATTCAGCAACTGTTGGCTCGTTACTCCATGGAACGTTTGTCCCATGGTATCGGTAAAATCCCAAAACCCTCTTGGTATCATGCTTTCGAACAAGGCTATGATCCGAAATTGGTTTCGTATAGTGGTGTTGGTTATAGCTACCGCAAAAACTACTTCGAAATCCAAACTGTCGGCAACTTCGACATGTGGCACCGATTGCAAAGCAGCTACAGAAGTATATATAATACCCTTAATTCCGGAGTCTACACCACACAGGACGGTCAGAAAATCGATCTGCGCCAACCGGAATCTATTGAATACATCGGAAACTATGTGCAAAGCAATGCCGAGAGCCCCGATAAACACTTCTACAACTACTGGTACATGGTGCACTATATGTACTTCGCCAACGTCAAAGAGAATGATTACGAAGTAACCCCCAACGCTCTATTGAACTTCGAAACCATGATGCGTGTTCCTCTCTCTCTCAGCATGGCCACATATGGCAccgaaatattaaatattttcaaaaagcatcTCCCTCCTTACACCGAAAAGGAAATTGGTCTTTCCGGCGTTGAAATCAAAAATGTCGAGGCTAGTGAACTGGTCACCTACTTCGACATGGTAGACATTGATGTTACCAACTTGATGAATGACAAAATGGTATTCGTTGATGGTTCATTCGTTTGGGATAAATCATTGTACGCTCGTCAAATGCGACTCAACCACAAGCCATTCCACTTTGACATCACAGTGCAATCTGACAAGCAACAAAAGGTTGTCATTCGCTCATTCTACGGACCTAAGTACGACGAATACGGACGTATTATCTCACTACAAGAGAACCGTGAGAACTTTGTTGAGTTGGATGAATTCGTTTATGAGCTAACTGTTGGCGAAAATGTAATCAAACGCTCATCCGATGATTACCTCTGGACTGTGAAGGATCGCAGCACTTACACAGAATTGTACCACTACGTTATGGCTGCCTTCGATGGCAAATACGAATTGCCATTAGACATTAGCGAACCACACTCTGGTTTCCCAGATCGTCTTCTCTTGCCTAAGGGTTGGGAGAGTGGATTCCCTGTGCAATTGTTCTTCCACATTGCGCCCTACCAAGCATCCGTCGAGCAACACTCCAACTTCGACTCAAGCTACAGCAGCGGCATTGGTTCCGGCACACGTTATATTGACAACAAACCATTCGGTTATCCATTGGATCGTCCAATTGATGAATCCGAACTGCTCGCAATGTCTAACATCTACTTCATGGATGTGAGCATCTACCACAACAACACACTCAAGCAATACTACGAGGAATACGAGAACTTCGGTCACTTCgactacaacttctacaatcaTTACTACACCAAATACTTCCAATAA
- the LOC128860385 gene encoding larval serum protein 1 beta chain-like, whose amino-acid sequence MKFTIVLLALVGLVAAASVPPTNKVTVADHAFLEKQKFLLEIVYRVEDPLMFEEYIKMGQQAVHDKALYTHFDSYMEKFYESHKMGVLLPRGEFFGALVKTHHKQAYGLFNYFYYAKDWETFQRNVAWARMHVNEGMFVYALTLAVIHRDDFQGLMLPSIYEIFPQYFLNSKLIYAAEKFDYNTWSKYNQYEKEFNDVYYRNNKHNNQDYFYMKDFKTYQWWKLMGLGEHWYAAEKNFPLRENTYELVSDDKYASFMKDIKIFWHPVDYTRDIEFFNHHSVLSYFTEDLGWNSYWYYLNMDYAFFLDGKTFGLNKDRRGEWWLYNIDQMLARYSMERLSHGIGEIPQLSWYHAFEQGYDPKLVSYSGVGYSYRKNYFEIQAYGNFDILNQIQSHYKRICGNIMSGVYTTQDGQKIDLRQPESIEYIGNLLQGSIDSIDRQFFNDWYMLQYMYLANVEENDYEVTPNVLLNFESMMRDPITYSGATWITEILRLFKNQLPSYTEEEIGMAGVEIKNVEASELVTYFDMVDIDVTNLLNDKMVFVDGSLVWDKSLYARQMRLNHKPFHFDITVQSDKQQKVVIRTFYGPKYDEYGRIISLQENRENFVEMDEFVYELTVGENVIKRLSDDYLWTVKDRTTYTELYHYVMAAFDGKYELPLDISEPHSGFPDRLLLPKGWESGFPVQLFFHIAPYQASVEQYSNFDSSYSSGIGSGTRYIDNKPFGYPLDRPIDEFELRSMSNIYFMDVSIYHNNTLKQYHEEYENFGHFDYDFYNHYYTKYFQ is encoded by the exons ATGAAGTTCACTATCGTTCTTTTGGCACTCGTCGGCCTGGTAGCCGCCGCCAGCGTTCCTCCCACCAATAAGGTTACAGTCGCCGATCATGCTTTCTTGGAGAAGCAGAAGTTCCTCCTTGAAATTGTCTACCGTGTAGAGGATCCATTGATGTTCGAAGAATACATCAAGATGGGTCAGCAGGCAGTCCATGACAAGGCGCTTTATACC CATTTCGATAGCTATATGGAGAAGTTCTACGAGTCCCACAAAATGGGAGTGCTGTTGCCAAGAGGTGAATTCTTCGGCGCACTGGTCAAGACTCACCACAAACAAGCTTATGGTCTCTTCAACTACTTCTACTATGCCAAGGATTGGGAAACCTTCCAACGAAACGTCGCTTGGGCTCGCATGCACGTCAACGAAGGCATGTTCGTCTATGCTCTTACTTTGGCCGTTATCCATCGTGATGACTTCCAAGGTCTGATGCTACCCTCCATCTATGAAATCTTCCCACAATACTTCCTCAACAGCAAATTAATTTACGCTGCTGAGAAATTTGACTACAACACCTGGAGCAAATATAACCAGTACGAGAAGGAGTTCAACGATGTGTACTAcagaaacaacaaacacaacaaccAAGACTACTTCTATATGAAAGACTTCAAGACCTACCAATGGTGGAAACTTATGGGTCTGGGTGAACACTGGTATGCTGCAGAGAAGAACTTCCCACTGCGCGAAAACACCTACGAACTTGTTTCTGACGACAAATATGCCTCATTCATGAAGGATATCAAAATTTTCTGGCATCCCGTTGACTACACTCGTGATATTGAGTTCTTCAATCACCACTCTGTATTGTCATACTTCACTGAGGATTTGGGCTGGAACTCGTATTGGTATTATTTGAATATGGACTATGCTTTCTTCTTGGATGGCAAAACCTTCGGTTTGAATAAGGATCGCCGTGGTGAATGGTGGCTCTACAATATTGACCAAATGTTGGCTCGTTACTCCATGGAACGTTTGTCCCATGGTATCGGTGAAATCCCTCAACTATCTTGGTATCATGCTTTCGAACAAGGTTATGATCCAAAATTGGTTTCGTATAGTGGTGTTGGTTATAGCTACCGTAAGAACTACTTCGAAATACAAGCTTATGGCAACTTCGACATATTGAACCAAATCCAAAGTCAttacaagcgtatctgtggtaaCATTATGTCCGGAGTCTACACTACACAGGATGGTCAGAAAATCGATCTGCGTCAACCGGAATCTATTGAATACATCGGAAACCTTTTGCAAGGTAGCATTGATAGTATTGACAGACAATTCTTCAACGACTGGTACATGCTGCAATATATGTACCTCGCCAACGTCGAAGAGAATGATTACGAAGTAACCCCCAACGTCCTATTGAACTTCGAATCCATGATGCGTGATCCTATCACCTACAGTGGAGCTACCTGGATCACAGAAATACTTCGTCTTTTCAAAAACCAACTCCCCTCTTACACCGAAGAGGAAATTGGTATGGCCGGCGTTGAAATCAAAAATGTCGAGGCTAGTGAACTGGTCACCTACTTCGACATGGTAGACATTGATGTTACCAACCTGTTGAATGACAAAATGGTGTTCGTTGATGGTTCATTGGTTTGGGATAAATCATTGTACGCTCGTCAAATGCGACTTAACCACAAGCCATTCCACTTTGACATCACAGTGCAATCTGACAAGCAACAAAAGGTTGTCATTCGCACATTCTACGGACCTAAGTACGATGAATACGGACGTATTATCTCACTACAAGAGAACCGTGAGAACTTTGTTGAGATGGATGAATTCGTTTATGAGCTAACTGTTGGCGAAAATGTAATCAAACGCTTATCCGATGACTACCTCTGGACTGTGAAGGATCGCACCACTTACACAGAATTGTACCACTACGTTATGGCTGCCTTCGATGGTAAATACGAATTGCCATTAGACATTAGCGAACCACACTCTGGTTTCCCAGATCGTCTTCTCTTACCTAAGGGTTGGGAGAGTGGATTCCCTGTGCAATTGTTCTTCCACATTGCGCCCTACCAAGCATCCGTCGAGCAATACTCCAACTTCGACTCAAGCTACAGCAGCGGCATTGGTTCCGGCACACGTTATATTGACAACAAACCATTCGGTTATCCATTGGATCGTCCAATTGATGAATTCGAACTGCGCTCAATGTCTAACATCTACTTCATGGATGTGAGCATCTACCACAACAACACACTCAAGCAATACCACGAGGAATACGAGAACTTCGGTCACTTCGACTACGACTTCTACAATCATTACTACACCAAATACTTCCAATAA
- the LOC128860386 gene encoding larval serum protein 1 beta chain-like, with translation MKFTIVLLALVGLVAAASVPATNKVTVADHAFLEKQKFLLEIVYRVEDPLMFEEYIKMGEQTVHDKALYTHFDSYMEKFYESHKMGVLLPRGEFFGALVKTHHKQAYGLFNYFYYAKDWETFQRNVAWARMHVNEGMFVYALTLAVIHRDDFQGLMLPSIYEIFPQYFLNSKLIYAAEKFDYNTWSKYNQYEKEFNDVYYRNNKHHNQDYFYMKDFKTYQWWKLMGLGEHWYAAEKNFPLRENTYELVSDDKYASFMKDINIFWHPVDYTRDIEFFNHHSVLSYFTEDLGWNSYWYYLNMDYAFFLDGKTFGLNKDRRGEWWLHNIDQMLARYYMERLSHGIGEIPQLSWYHAFEQGYDPELVSYNGVGYSYRKNYFEIQAYGNFHILNQIQSLYKRIYGNIVSGVYTTQDGQKIDLSQPESIEYIGNLLQGSIDSIDRQFFNDWYMLQYMYLANVEENDYEVTPNVLLNFESMMRDPITYSGATWITEILHLFKNQLPSYTAEEIGMAGVEIKTVEASELVTYFDMVDIDVTNLMNDKMVFVDGSFVWDKSLYARQMRLNHKPFHFDITVQSDKQQKVVIRSFYGPKYDEYGRIISLQENRENFVELDEFVYELTVGENVIKRSSDDYLWTVKDRTTYTELYHYVMAAFDGKYELPLDISEPHSGFPDRLLLPKGWESGFPVQLFFHIAPYQASVEQHSNFDSSYSSGIGSGTRYIDNKPFGYPLDRPIDESELLSMSNIYFMDVSIYHNNTLKQYYEEYENVGHFDYSFYNNYYTKYFH, from the exons ATGAAGTTCACTATCGTTCTTTTGGCACTCGTCGGCCTGGTAGCCGCCGCCAGCGTTCCTGCCACCAACAAGGTTACAGTCGCCGATCATGCTTTCTTGGAGAAGCAGAAGTTCCTCCTTGAAATTGTCTACCGCGTAGAGGATCCATTGATGTTCGAAGAATACATCAAGATGGGTGAGCAGACAGTCCATGACAAGGCGCTTTATACC CATTTCGATAGCTATATGGAGAAGTTCTACGAGTCCCACAAAATGGGAGTGCTGTTGCCAAGAGGTGAATTCTTCGGCGCACTGGTCAAGACTCACCACAAACAAGCTTATGGTCTCTTCAACTACTTCTATTATGCCAAGGATTGGGAAACCTTCCAACGAAACGTCGCTTGGGCTCGCATGCACGTCAACGAAGGCATGTTCGTCTATGCTCTTACTTTGGCCGTTATCCATCGTGATGACTTCCAAGGTCTGATGCTACCCTCCATCTATGAAATCTTCCCACAATACTTCCTCAACAGCAAATTAATTTACGCTGCTGAGAAATTTGACTACAACACCTGGAGCAAATATAACCAGTACGAGAAGGAGTTCAACGATGTCTACTACAGAAACAACAAACACCACAACCAAGACTACTTCTATATGAAAGACTTCAAGACCTACCAATGGTGGAAACTTATGGGTCTGGGTGAACACTGGTATGCTGCAGAGAAGAACTTCCCACTGCGCGAAAACACCTACGAACTTGTTTCTGACGACAAATATGCCTCATTCATGAAGGATATCAACATTTTCTGGCATCCCGTTGACTACACTCGTGATATTGAGTTCTTCAATCACCACTCTGTATTGTCATACTTCACTGAGGATTTGGGCTGGAACTCGTATTGGTATTATTTGAATATGGACTATGCTTTCTTCTTGGATGGCAAAACCTTCGGTTTGAATAAGGATCGCCGTGGTGAATGGTGGCTCCACAATATTGACCAAATGTTGGCTCGTTATTACATGGAACGTTTGTCCCATGGTATCGGTGAAATCCCTCAACTATCTTGGTATCATGCTTTCGAACAAGGTTATGATCCAGAATTGGTTTCGTATAATGGTGTTGGTTATAGCTACCGTAAGAACTACTTCGAAATACAAGCTTATGGCAACTTCCACATATTGAACCAAATCCAAAGCCTTTACAAGCGTATCTATGGTAACATTGTGTCCGGAGTCTACACTACACAGGATGGTCAGAAAATCGATCTGAGCCAACCGGAATCTATTGAATACATCGGAAACCTTTTGCAAGGTAGCATTGATAGTATTGACAGACAATTCTTCAACGACTGGTACATGCTGCAATATATGTACCTCGCCAACGTCGAAGAGAATGATTACGAAGTAACCCCCAACGTCCTATTGAACTTCGAATCCATGATGCGTGATCCTATCACCTACAGTGGAGCTACCTGGATCACCGAAATACTTCACCTTTTCAAAAACCAACTCCCCTCTTACACCGCAGAGGAAATTGGTATGGCCGGCGTTGAAATCAAAACTGTCGAGGCTAGTGAACTGGTCACCTACTTCGACATGGTAGACATTGATGTTACCAACTTGATGAATGACAAAATGGTATTCGTTGATGGTTCATTCGTTTGGGATAAATCATTGTACGCTCGTCAAATGCGTCTCAACCACAAGCCATTCCACTTTGACATCACAGTACAATCTGACAAGCAACAAAAGGTTGTCATTCGCTCATTCTACGGACCTAAGTACGACGAATACGGACGTATTATCTCACTACAAGAGAACCGTGAGAACTTTGTTGAGTTGGATGAATTCGTTTATGAGCTAACTGTTGGCGAAAATGTAATCAAACGCTCATCCGATGATTACCTCTGGACTGTGAAGGATCGCACCACTTACACCGAACTGTACCACTACGTTATGGCTGCCTTCGATGGCAAATACGAATTGCCATTAGACATTAGCGAACCACACTCTGGTTTCCCAGATCGTCTTCTCTTGCCTAAGGGTTGGGAGAGTGGATTCCCTGTGCAATTGTTCTTCCACATTGCGCCCTACCAAGCATCCGTCGAGCAACACTCCAACTTCGACTCAAGCTACAGCAGCGGCATTGGTTCCGGCACACGTTATATTGACAACAAACCATTCGGTTATCCATTGGATCGTCCAATTGATGAATCCGAACTGCTCTCAATGTCTAACATCTACTTCATGGATGTGAGCATCTACCACAACAACACACTCAAGCAATACTACGAGGAATACGAGAACGTTGGTCACTTCGactacagcttctacaataattACTACACCAAATACTTCCACTAA